One window from the genome of Candidatus Nealsonbacteria bacterium encodes:
- a CDS encoding GIY-YIG nuclease family protein has product MFYTYLLESNIDKSWYIGYTKDLRERFLSHNKGENIATKNKKPWRLIYYEAYINIIDAKKREKFLKSGSGRKFLKRQISNYLIKT; this is encoded by the coding sequence CTTATCTTTTGGAGAGTAATATCGATAAAAGTTGGTACATTGGTTATACAAAAGATTTAAGAGAAAGATTTCTAAGTCACAATAAAGGAGAAAACATAGCAACAAAGAATAAAAAACCATGGAGATTAATTTATTATGAAGCATATATAAATATAATTGATGCCAAGAAAAGAGAAAAATTTTTAAAATCAGGTTCAGGAAGAAAATTTCTTAAACGGCAAATTAGTAATTATTTAATAAAAACCTAA